A single region of the Acidobacteriota bacterium genome encodes:
- a CDS encoding alcohol dehydrogenase catalytic domain-containing protein codes for MRAGVYLGPGEVAVAARALPEPGPGEVRLRISACGVCGTDLHLVHSPKPIIEPGSVMGHEMAGIVDDLGAGVSGFEAGEPVVVEPLASCGDCDPCREGRDSICRELELYGLRRPGGFAEAVVVPAHRLYRVPRSMPPSLAALAEPFAVAVHGLRLADAGQKEPPAKLLILGAGSIGLATVAVARAWDFGHVAITARHPHQAAAAKRLGAHEVLDAGSPDDLTGYDADLVVETVGGLADTMTAAGIALAPGGTICVLGVFMGPLTLDPLVLLGKEARLQWSNCYSRRPGEVDFVEAVELLVAGADGFDSLLTHQVPLNEIERAFEIAGDKRSGAVKVTVIP; via the coding sequence ATGCGCGCGGGCGTCTATCTCGGCCCCGGTGAAGTAGCGGTAGCCGCGCGGGCGCTGCCGGAACCCGGCCCGGGCGAGGTTCGGCTTCGGATCAGCGCGTGCGGCGTGTGCGGGACCGACCTGCATCTGGTTCACAGCCCGAAACCGATCATCGAACCGGGCTCGGTGATGGGCCACGAGATGGCCGGTATCGTGGATGACCTGGGAGCCGGTGTCTCGGGCTTTGAAGCGGGAGAGCCGGTCGTCGTGGAGCCGCTCGCATCCTGCGGTGACTGCGATCCGTGCCGCGAGGGCCGGGACTCGATCTGCCGGGAACTCGAACTCTACGGCCTGCGGCGGCCGGGCGGCTTCGCGGAGGCCGTTGTCGTGCCGGCCCATCGGTTGTACCGCGTTCCGCGTTCCATGCCGCCGTCTCTTGCCGCCCTCGCCGAACCGTTCGCGGTCGCCGTTCATGGACTTCGGCTAGCGGATGCGGGCCAGAAGGAACCGCCGGCGAAGCTGCTGATCCTGGGCGCGGGTTCCATCGGTCTCGCGACGGTCGCGGTGGCCCGGGCCTGGGACTTCGGCCACGTGGCGATCACGGCCCGCCACCCGCACCAGGCCGCGGCGGCGAAGCGGCTCGGCGCGCACGAGGTGCTGGACGCCGGTTCTCCCGACGACCTGACCGGCTACGACGCCGATCTCGTGGTCGAGACGGTGGGCGGCCTGGCGGATACGATGACGGCAGCGGGCATTGCCCTCGCACCGGGCGGCACGATCTGCGTACTCGGTGTGTTCATGGGGCCCTTGACCCTCGACCCCCTCGTGTTGCTCGGCAAGGAAGCGCGTCTGCAATGGTCGAACTGCTACTCGCGGCGCCCGGGCGAAGTCGACTTCGTCGAGGCGGTGGAACTACTGGTTGCCGGTGCGGACGGCTTCGACAGCCTGCTCACCCACCAGGTGCCGCTGAACGAGATCGAGCGCGCCTTCGAGATCGCGGGCGACAAGCGTTCCGGAGCGGTCAAGGTGACCGTCATCCCCTGA
- a CDS encoding amidase family protein has product MHLDRLSLIQLLDLLSGREVSCTELMDATLERIEATHPKLNAVVSQRPREQLLADAEAADARRAGGDARPLEGVPLGVKDLEDVAGMVTSMGSRVFRDSVADADSTQVARLRDAGAIVVGKTNTPEFGFTAITKNPLFGVTRSPWNPERTPGGSSGGSSAVLAGGVLPLVTSSDGGGSIRIPASFTGAFGLKPSQGRIPRGPMKAWDYGSTAVYGPLTRTVEDGALFLDLVAGPSPCDPGSLPHPGLSYREVLESGLPSSMRIAWSPDLGYASVQSDVARVAADAAAVFDEAGLSLEPLEERVPGGPPMLTAAWGTLGNFLIAGQIHEPLRNQRQDMTHSFAAALERSWEMTPETFGAAARERAQLNLWCGEVFSRFDLLLTPTVPYDPPPARGPFPTHTEGREQVPAGVAAFTIPFNMSGHPAATVRAGLSDAGLPVGLQIVGPRHRDDLVLRAARLFEGARPWHPNWPEV; this is encoded by the coding sequence ATGCACCTCGACCGTCTCAGCCTGATCCAGCTCCTCGACCTTCTGTCGGGCCGAGAGGTCTCCTGCACCGAGTTGATGGACGCGACCCTGGAGCGCATAGAGGCCACCCACCCGAAGCTCAACGCGGTCGTCAGCCAGCGACCGCGCGAACAACTGCTGGCCGACGCCGAAGCGGCAGACGCGCGCCGCGCCGGCGGCGACGCCCGGCCGCTCGAGGGTGTGCCGCTCGGCGTCAAGGACCTTGAGGACGTTGCCGGCATGGTGACGTCGATGGGCTCGCGGGTGTTCCGCGACTCGGTCGCCGATGCGGACTCCACCCAGGTGGCGCGGCTGCGCGACGCTGGAGCGATCGTCGTCGGCAAGACGAACACGCCCGAGTTCGGGTTCACCGCGATCACCAAGAACCCGCTGTTCGGCGTCACCCGCTCGCCCTGGAACCCGGAGCGCACGCCCGGCGGCTCGAGCGGCGGTTCATCCGCGGTGCTGGCGGGGGGCGTGCTGCCCCTCGTCACCTCCTCCGACGGCGGCGGCTCGATCCGGATTCCGGCCAGTTTCACCGGCGCCTTCGGCCTGAAGCCGAGCCAGGGCCGGATACCGCGCGGGCCGATGAAGGCCTGGGACTACGGCAGCACGGCGGTCTACGGTCCCCTCACACGCACGGTGGAGGATGGCGCTCTGTTCCTCGATCTGGTCGCCGGCCCGTCGCCCTGCGACCCCGGCTCGCTGCCCCACCCGGGTCTGAGTTACCGCGAAGTACTCGAATCGGGGCTTCCCTCCTCCATGCGCATCGCCTGGTCGCCGGACCTCGGGTACGCGAGCGTGCAATCGGACGTCGCACGGGTGGCCGCGGACGCGGCGGCCGTGTTCGATGAGGCTGGCCTCTCGCTCGAACCGCTCGAGGAGCGCGTACCGGGCGGCCCGCCGATGCTCACGGCCGCCTGGGGCACGCTGGGCAACTTCCTGATCGCCGGCCAGATCCACGAACCGCTTCGGAACCAGCGCCAGGACATGACCCACTCGTTCGCGGCGGCGCTGGAGCGCTCCTGGGAGATGACGCCCGAGACCTTCGGCGCCGCGGCGCGCGAACGGGCGCAGCTGAATCTCTGGTGCGGCGAGGTCTTCAGCCGCTTCGATCTGCTGCTGACGCCGACCGTGCCCTACGATCCACCGCCTGCCCGCGGACCCTTCCCTACCCACACCGAGGGCCGGGAGCAGGTGCCGGCGGGGGTCGCGGCGTTCACGATTCCCTTCAACATGTCGGGCCACCCGGCGGCGACGGTGCGAGCCGGCCTCTCCGACGCCGGTCTACCGGTCGGCCTGCAGATCGTCGGGCCGCGACACCGGGACGACCTCGTGCTGCGGGCCGCGCGGCTGTTCGAGGGTGCCCGTCCCTGGCACCCGAACTGGCCGGAGGTCTGA
- a CDS encoding O-antigen ligase family protein, producing MRWWRAATGAIERALIRPCRTAEGSTGFWLFVSHLVTTFGIALSNFLLFFTLIWAAVRRKRLHFAGGDEDRRRRRLILLPLAAYAGCFVLSAIFSYDPATSLQELSTLYAVLTLPLALLLVRGEHQARVAILSVVGISAVLALYGLVQFAFTDYGPLHQRIPGPFSHYMTFSGVLLLGLALIAGRLSIAGGWRSRANWVGLALVGGALVLTLTRSAWLGAFALAVAAMALQRRRVFLSFAAALVLAAASFAAVAPTLWPTYWQRATSMVDVRNPSNYDRLCMLWAGGQMIVDRPLTGIGPVMVREWYPVYRHPTSVRARVKHLHNTFVHMAASRGIASLLAYLWLMGAAAAMAFEGYRREGGRAGPRADLYLGVLFALLALNVAGLFEANWRDTEIQRWTLFLLALPVILRAPDDQPGDSACTSTVSA from the coding sequence ATGCGGTGGTGGCGGGCGGCGACGGGGGCGATCGAGCGCGCCCTGATCCGGCCTTGCCGCACAGCGGAGGGCAGCACCGGGTTCTGGCTCTTCGTGAGCCACCTCGTCACGACGTTCGGCATCGCGCTGTCGAACTTCCTCCTCTTCTTCACCCTGATCTGGGCCGCCGTTCGGCGCAAGCGGCTCCATTTCGCGGGCGGCGACGAGGACCGACGACGGCGGCGGCTGATCCTGCTCCCCCTCGCCGCATACGCGGGCTGCTTCGTGCTCTCGGCCATCTTCTCCTACGATCCGGCGACCAGCCTCCAGGAGCTCTCCACCCTCTACGCCGTCCTGACCCTGCCGCTGGCGCTCCTGCTCGTCCGTGGCGAGCACCAGGCGCGGGTCGCGATCCTCTCCGTGGTCGGGATCTCGGCCGTACTCGCCCTCTACGGCCTCGTTCAGTTCGCCTTCACCGACTACGGCCCGCTCCATCAGCGGATCCCCGGGCCGTTCTCGCACTACATGACCTTCTCCGGGGTCCTGCTGCTCGGCCTCGCGCTGATCGCCGGCCGGTTGAGCATCGCGGGCGGTTGGCGTTCGCGGGCGAACTGGGTCGGCCTGGCCCTGGTCGGCGGCGCCCTCGTCCTGACGCTGACCCGTAGCGCCTGGCTGGGCGCCTTCGCCCTCGCGGTTGCGGCGATGGCCCTTCAGCGCCGCCGCGTCTTTCTGAGTTTCGCCGCCGCGCTGGTCCTGGCCGCCGCCTCGTTCGCCGCCGTGGCGCCGACGCTGTGGCCGACCTACTGGCAGCGAGCGACCTCGATGGTCGATGTCCGCAATCCCTCGAACTACGACCGGCTGTGCATGCTGTGGGCCGGCGGCCAGATGATCGTCGACCGCCCCTTGACCGGAATCGGCCCGGTCATGGTCCGCGAGTGGTACCCGGTCTACCGTCATCCGACGTCCGTCCGGGCGCGGGTGAAACACCTGCACAACACGTTCGTCCACATGGCGGCCAGCCGCGGCATAGCGTCTCTGCTCGCCTATCTGTGGCTGATGGGTGCGGCGGCAGCAATGGCGTTCGAGGGCTATCGCCGCGAGGGCGGCCGGGCCGGGCCGCGAGCCGATCTCTACCTGGGGGTTCTGTTCGCCCTCCTGGCACTGAACGTGGCCGGTCTGTTCGAAGCGAACTGGCGCGACACGGAGATTCAGCGCTGGACGCTGTTCCTGCTGGCCCTGCCGGTTATTCTCCGCGCTCCAGACGACCAGCCCGGAGATTCGGCATGCACCTCGACCGTCTCAGCCTGA
- a CDS encoding VWA domain-containing protein — MLVAAALLVSAATSAAAQASRRPQARLTDFYEQWLVEVGPLLDDSEHQALEQLEGPGARERFLRAFWAARPARLLERWQENREARDQLRERSPAMERAVLLAGKPGHRQTVEPCESSLRRIEIWTYDRWRLEHQLGRPTQPGEDEVVLAFVQQVNFDPRSMRLWSAGSGTGISFDRETPEDTGDAGRDAGVPPASAFRVLDQAERRRCLSATERGRLERRLRLAASWQTFIDQLGWTGHDPSWVDDFLRVEAVLDPAAMALQGVSLEFEALGTENRRSTMRGRLLLPPEHLGELGAGQVLDRVTITGDVFLGNRLADAFVVTHHVGGGAPLDPANGGGTQAIVLDFYRRLPPGAYRFEVRVEDRLGRGLLRGAETVDVPALPTPPEVPDLHLLTRRETIVLHRLPSVELLPPDGRVLGSTFTARAVVSPAISRLVFLRDGETVATVNEPPFVHAVDLPEQVHRIEVRGQDHSGRLVAAHSLDVEREERPFAVALELPDASRLDDALDLRVRVDVPAGHELEHVDCFLGAERLERMMAPPFRCRVPAGLRSPLSFVRATATLRTGDQVEDLAFLGSGAPEQVDVRLVELLVSVDGPQGGRATDLAAADFRILHQGVEAAVRDVQGLADRPMNVALLMDISSSLGRGVRVAATSAQRFFEGVLTQRDAASLLVFNHDLERLAPFTGDTRHLRYAAEGLRAWGATRLYDGIAYAVGSFAGRPDRRALVVLSDGADTDSNLDFEQVLALVELAGVATYPIALRVQDAATIEALQTLAERTGGRYHAADSVNDLDRIYREIARALRSQYLVAFEPRVGPVTGADGLRDIRVEVLRPGLTATGVRSRPR, encoded by the coding sequence TTGCTGGTCGCGGCTGCGTTGCTCGTCTCCGCCGCGACGTCCGCCGCTGCACAGGCCAGCCGCCGGCCACAGGCGCGCCTGACGGACTTCTACGAGCAGTGGCTCGTCGAAGTCGGGCCGCTGCTCGACGACAGCGAGCACCAGGCCCTCGAGCAGCTCGAAGGACCGGGCGCCCGCGAGCGCTTCCTCCGCGCCTTCTGGGCCGCCCGACCCGCACGCCTGCTCGAACGCTGGCAGGAGAATCGCGAAGCCCGAGACCAGTTGAGGGAACGGTCGCCGGCGATGGAACGCGCCGTGCTGCTGGCAGGCAAGCCCGGCCACCGTCAGACCGTCGAGCCCTGTGAGTCGTCGCTGCGGCGGATCGAGATCTGGACCTACGACCGCTGGCGGCTAGAACACCAGCTAGGCCGGCCAACACAGCCAGGCGAGGACGAAGTCGTCCTGGCATTCGTCCAGCAGGTGAACTTCGACCCCCGGTCGATGCGCCTCTGGTCCGCAGGCTCCGGCACAGGCATCAGCTTCGACCGTGAAACACCGGAGGACACAGGCGACGCCGGCAGAGACGCCGGCGTGCCGCCGGCCAGCGCGTTCCGGGTACTCGACCAGGCGGAACGACGCCGCTGCCTGAGCGCGACCGAGCGCGGGCGGCTGGAGCGCCGGCTCCGGCTCGCCGCTTCATGGCAGACGTTCATCGACCAACTGGGCTGGACGGGGCACGACCCGAGCTGGGTCGACGACTTCCTCCGCGTCGAGGCCGTCCTCGATCCAGCCGCCATGGCGCTGCAAGGCGTTTCACTCGAGTTCGAAGCTCTCGGCACCGAGAACCGGCGGTCGACCATGCGAGGCCGGCTGCTCCTGCCTCCCGAACACCTCGGCGAACTCGGCGCCGGGCAGGTCCTCGACCGGGTGACGATCACGGGTGACGTCTTCCTCGGCAACCGGCTCGCCGACGCCTTCGTCGTCACCCATCACGTCGGCGGCGGTGCTCCCCTCGACCCGGCGAACGGCGGCGGGACTCAGGCCATCGTCCTCGACTTCTACCGTCGCCTGCCGCCCGGCGCCTACCGTTTCGAGGTCCGCGTCGAGGACCGCCTGGGGCGCGGTCTCCTGCGCGGTGCCGAGACGGTCGACGTGCCAGCGCTTCCCACGCCTCCCGAGGTACCCGATCTGCACCTGCTGACACGCCGGGAGACGATCGTCCTCCACCGCTTGCCCAGCGTCGAACTACTGCCACCCGATGGCCGGGTGCTGGGCTCCACCTTCACCGCCCGCGCAGTCGTCAGCCCCGCAATCTCCCGGCTCGTCTTCCTGCGCGACGGCGAGACGGTGGCTACGGTCAACGAACCGCCCTTTGTCCACGCCGTCGACCTGCCCGAGCAGGTTCACCGGATCGAAGTCCGCGGACAGGATCACTCAGGACGGCTCGTGGCGGCCCACTCCCTCGACGTCGAACGGGAGGAACGACCGTTCGCGGTCGCCCTGGAACTTCCCGACGCGAGCCGCCTCGACGATGCGCTCGACCTGCGGGTCCGCGTCGATGTGCCGGCCGGACACGAACTCGAGCACGTCGACTGCTTCCTGGGCGCGGAGCGGCTCGAACGGATGATGGCGCCGCCCTTCCGTTGCCGGGTCCCGGCCGGACTGCGGTCGCCGCTGAGCTTCGTTCGCGCCACCGCGACGCTCCGTACCGGCGATCAGGTCGAGGACCTCGCCTTTCTGGGGTCCGGGGCGCCTGAGCAGGTCGATGTGCGCCTGGTCGAACTCCTCGTCTCGGTGGACGGCCCCCAAGGCGGCCGCGCCACGGACCTCGCCGCGGCCGACTTCCGGATCCTTCACCAGGGCGTCGAGGCGGCGGTCCGCGATGTTCAGGGCCTCGCCGACCGGCCGATGAACGTCGCTCTGCTCATGGACATCTCGAGTTCCCTGGGGCGCGGCGTGCGCGTGGCGGCCACCAGTGCGCAGCGCTTCTTCGAAGGCGTCCTGACCCAGCGGGACGCGGCCAGCCTCCTCGTCTTCAACCACGACCTGGAGCGGCTCGCGCCGTTCACGGGCGATACGCGCCACCTCCGCTACGCCGCCGAGGGTCTAAGAGCCTGGGGCGCTACGCGGCTCTATGACGGCATCGCCTACGCGGTCGGTTCCTTCGCCGGTCGGCCCGATCGACGCGCCCTCGTCGTCCTGAGCGACGGCGCGGATACCGACAGCAATCTCGACTTCGAGCAGGTGCTCGCCCTGGTCGAGCTCGCCGGCGTCGCGACCTACCCGATCGCCCTCCGCGTCCAGGATGCCGCGACGATCGAGGCTCTCCAGACGCTCGCCGAACGCACCGGCGGCCGTTACCATGCCGCGGATTCGGTGAACGACCTGGACCGCATCTACCGCGAGATTGCGCGCGCGCTTCGATCGCAGTACCTCGTTGCCTTCGAACCCCGGGTGGGCCCGGTGACCGGTGCGGATGGACTCAGGGACATCCGGGTCGAGGTGTTGCGTCCGGGCCTGACCGCGACAGGGGTGCGAAGTCGGCCGCGGTAG